One Nicotiana tomentosiformis chromosome 4, ASM39032v3, whole genome shotgun sequence genomic window carries:
- the LOC138909564 gene encoding uncharacterized protein, whose translation MARDLVTNTPYQHVLEISWRLEGMQGPEREDMEAKRRRGTGGFSGGHAAAIIHHGRGYVSHPIHSVHQASSGALVIPRAQVAHFAQPHSSASPIRARRMVEKGSNAYPAFVKDVSVDTPTIESVLVVRDFPDVYPVDLLSMPPDRDIDFGIDLLTGTQPISIPPYHMAPSELKDLKEQLQEFYAHVY comes from the exons ATGGCTCGAGATTTGGTGACAAATACCCCATACCAACATGTGCTAGAGATTTcatggaggttggagggtatgcagggCCCTGAAAGAGAGGACATGGAGGCTAAGAGGCGTCGAGGCacgggaggatttagtggtggtcacGCTGCAGCTATAatccatcatggtagaggctatgtgagccatccAATTCACTCAGTACATcaagcttctagtggtgctctaGTTATTCCGAGAgctcaggttgcacactttgcccAACCACATTCTAGTGCATCTCCTATACGAG CtcggcggatggttgagaaggggagTAATGCTTACCCAGCCTTTGTGaaagatgtcagtgttgatactcctaccattgagtcagttctagtagtgagagacttccctgATGTATATCCAGTGGATCTCCtgagcatgccgcccgatagggatatcgattttggtattgacttgttgacgggcactcagcccatttctattccaccatatcatatggccccatcGGAGTTGAAGGatttaaaggagcagttgcaagagttttatgcgcatgtgtattga